A part of Pararhizobium sp. A13 genomic DNA contains:
- the fliN gene encoding flagellar motor switch protein FliN encodes MAPKKARIEDKTILSAGDAELDQAIDDLRGVLQSDATGTVPATDFGMDFATTVGETSDFGSTFDASATDLSSFGGDFGGGSSFGDLDQAAGAFDAGSFGGGSFGSSSSFEEMASSEPGSGMTANLDLIMDIPIDVQIVLGTSRMQVSGLMNLTEGATIALDRKIGEPVEIVVNGRVIGRGEITVLDEDETRFGVKLIEIKGTSKV; translated from the coding sequence ATGGCACCGAAGAAAGCACGAATTGAAGACAAGACGATCCTGAGCGCCGGCGATGCCGAGCTCGATCAGGCCATCGACGATCTGCGTGGCGTCCTGCAAAGCGATGCCACCGGTACTGTTCCGGCAACCGATTTCGGCATGGATTTCGCGACGACGGTCGGCGAAACATCGGACTTCGGCAGCACGTTCGATGCGTCCGCGACCGACCTCAGCAGCTTCGGCGGCGATTTCGGTGGCGGCAGCAGCTTTGGCGACCTCGACCAGGCCGCCGGGGCGTTTGACGCCGGATCCTTCGGCGGCGGTTCCTTCGGGAGTTCGAGCAGCTTCGAGGAGATGGCCTCCAGCGAGCCGGGCAGCGGCATGACCGCCAATCTCGACCTGATCATGGATATCCCGATCGATGTCCAGATCGTCCTCGGGACCAGCCGCATGCAGGTCTCCGGCCTGATGAACCTGACGGAAGGCGCGACCATCGCGCTCGACCGCAAGATCGGCGAGCCGGTCGAAATCGTCGTCAATGGCCGTGTGATCGGCCGTGGCGAAATCACCGTGCTCGACGAAGACGAAACACGTTTCGGTGTAAAACTCATCGAAATCAAGGGTACCAGTAAAGTTTGA
- the flgG gene encoding flagellar basal-body rod protein FlgG produces the protein MKALSIAATGMNAQQLNLEVIANNIANINTTGYKRARAEFSDLLYQTERAQGVPNRANQAIVPEGANIGLGVQTSAVRNLHLQGSLVSTGNDLDMALIGRGWFQIETPDGETAYTRAGAFNTNADGQLVTIDGYTVIPEITVPQNASEITVSSSGQVTVRIGNDTIPQEIGQLTIANFVNEAGLEPQGDNLFKQTPASGEPVIGTPADPGYAQIKQKYLEASNVDPVKEITDLISAQRAYEMNSKIIQAADEMAATVSKNLR, from the coding sequence ATGAAGGCTCTTTCCATCGCCGCGACCGGCATGAACGCCCAGCAGCTGAACCTGGAAGTGATCGCGAACAACATCGCGAACATCAACACCACCGGTTACAAGCGCGCGCGGGCAGAGTTCTCCGACCTTCTCTATCAGACCGAACGCGCCCAGGGCGTCCCGAACCGCGCCAACCAGGCGATCGTGCCGGAAGGCGCCAATATCGGTCTCGGCGTCCAGACGTCCGCCGTGCGCAACCTGCATCTGCAGGGCAGCCTCGTCAGCACCGGCAACGACCTCGACATGGCGCTGATCGGCCGCGGCTGGTTCCAGATCGAGACCCCGGACGGCGAAACGGCTTATACCCGCGCCGGCGCCTTCAATACCAATGCCGACGGCCAGCTCGTCACGATCGACGGCTATACGGTCATCCCGGAAATCACCGTGCCGCAGAATGCGAGCGAGATCACCGTCAGTTCGTCCGGTCAGGTGACCGTCCGCATCGGCAACGACACCATCCCGCAGGAAATCGGCCAGCTGACGATCGCCAACTTCGTCAACGAGGCGGGCCTCGAACCGCAGGGCGACAACCTCTTCAAGCAGACACCCGCGTCGGGCGAACCGGTGATCGGCACGCCGGCTGATCCGGGCTACGCGCAGATCAAGCAGAAATACCTCGAAGCGTCGAACGTCGATCCGGTCAAGGAAATCACCGACCTGATCTCCGCCCAGCGCGCCTATGAAATGAACTCGAAGATCATCCAGGCGGCCGACGAAATGGCCGCGACGGTCAGCAAAAATCTGAGATAA
- the flgC gene encoding flagellar basal body rod protein FlgC, protein MDPLVSALKVSASGLEAESTRLRIVSENIANARSTGDAPGTDPYRRKTVSFAAEVDRASGAATVEVQRLGTDDSDFSIEFDPGNPAADDKGMVKLPNVNVLIEMADMREANRSYEANLQTTKQARDLISATIDLLRASQ, encoded by the coding sequence ATGGATCCTCTGGTTTCAGCTCTCAAAGTTTCGGCCTCCGGCCTCGAAGCGGAATCGACGCGGCTGCGCATCGTTTCGGAAAACATCGCCAACGCCCGTTCGACCGGCGACGCGCCGGGAACCGATCCCTATCGCCGCAAGACCGTCAGTTTCGCGGCGGAGGTCGATCGCGCCAGCGGCGCCGCCACCGTCGAGGTCCAGCGTCTTGGAACCGACGATTCCGACTTCAGCATCGAGTTCGATCCGGGCAATCCGGCCGCCGACGACAAGGGCATGGTCAAGCTGCCGAATGTCAACGTGCTGATCGAAATGGCCGACATGCGGGAAGCCAATCGCTCCTATGAAGCCAATCTCCAGACCACGAAGCAGGCGCGCGACCTGATTTCCGCAACAATCGACCTCCTGAGGGCTTCGCAATAA
- a CDS encoding flagellar protein, producing the protein MIDYDADEIVPQRKRSERTPLIDKALGATGIALAALATFFPWYAFLHQDQFSMPSLWQGSTRDVPGRAGSGGVSSPLAMTDRDAATQAAIDQLTTATVPEGESRKLDGGPEDGLEQPFPAATGFKLVHVANGRALIEDSSGMYIVRIGSILPDNSRLATLEQRDGRWVMITSKGEIQQAE; encoded by the coding sequence GTGATAGATTACGACGCCGACGAAATCGTGCCGCAGCGCAAGCGCAGCGAGCGCACGCCACTGATCGACAAGGCGCTGGGCGCGACCGGTATCGCCCTTGCGGCCCTCGCTACCTTCTTTCCCTGGTATGCATTCCTGCACCAGGACCAGTTCTCGATGCCGTCGCTTTGGCAAGGCAGCACCCGCGATGTGCCGGGCCGCGCTGGCTCAGGCGGCGTATCCTCGCCATTGGCCATGACGGACCGCGATGCAGCCACCCAGGCGGCGATTGATCAACTGACCACGGCGACGGTTCCCGAAGGCGAAAGCAGGAAGCTGGACGGCGGTCCGGAAGATGGTCTGGAGCAGCCGTTCCCGGCGGCGACGGGTTTCAAGCTGGTTCACGTCGCCAATGGCCGTGCGCTGATCGAAGACAGTAGCGGCATGTACATTGTCCGTATCGGCTCGATCCTGCCGGACAACAGTCGTCTTGCCACATTGGAGCAGCGCGACGGGCGCTGGGTGATGATCACCTCCAAGGGCGAAATCCAGCAGGCTGAGTGA
- a CDS encoding MotE family protein, giving the protein MMLVAGCTMLAMPGAFAQEVAAPATAIPANGDEIQQFCTNIADAARDQRYLLQKQNLEKLQAEVDDRIAKLEVRRAEYEDWLKRRNDFLKQAELGLVDIYKTMKADAAAGQLELVNPAIAAAIVMKLPPRQSSLILSEMSSDKAAVLTNIISSASDSTTSKEPS; this is encoded by the coding sequence ATGATGCTTGTGGCCGGCTGCACCATGCTTGCCATGCCCGGCGCCTTCGCGCAGGAAGTCGCAGCACCCGCGACAGCCATTCCGGCGAACGGCGACGAAATCCAGCAGTTCTGCACCAATATTGCCGATGCCGCTCGCGACCAGCGTTACCTCTTGCAGAAGCAGAATCTGGAAAAGCTCCAGGCGGAGGTCGATGACCGCATCGCCAAGCTCGAGGTGCGCCGCGCCGAGTACGAGGACTGGCTGAAGCGCCGCAACGATTTCCTGAAGCAGGCCGAGCTTGGCCTCGTCGATATCTACAAGACCATGAAGGCGGATGCGGCGGCCGGGCAACTCGAGCTGGTCAATCCCGCCATCGCCGCGGCGATCGTCATGAAGCTGCCGCCGCGCCAGTCGAGCCTCATCCTAAGCGAGATGAGCAGCGACAAGGCAGCCGTTCTTACCAACATCATATCCAGCGCCAGCGATTCAACAACGTCGAAGGAACCGTCATGA
- the flgB gene encoding flagellar basal body rod protein FlgB, whose product MQPIQLFDLASRQAQWLAVRQNVVAGNIANANTPHYAAKDVKPFESVLQETGFQMAATNPAHFTDGSTAAQVTETSMINDAEVQQSGNSVQLEQELMKSGEVKRDYELNTGLVKAFHRMMLMTVRK is encoded by the coding sequence ATGCAACCTATACAGCTTTTTGATCTCGCGTCCCGGCAGGCGCAATGGCTGGCAGTCCGCCAGAACGTCGTCGCCGGCAACATCGCCAATGCCAACACGCCGCACTACGCAGCCAAGGACGTCAAGCCGTTCGAAAGCGTCCTGCAGGAAACCGGCTTTCAGATGGCGGCCACCAATCCCGCCCACTTCACGGACGGAAGCACTGCGGCTCAGGTGACCGAAACCAGCATGATCAACGATGCCGAGGTCCAGCAGTCGGGCAACAGCGTCCAGCTGGAACAGGAATTGATGAAGAGCGGTGAAGTCAAGCGTGACTACGAGCTCAATACCGGGCTCGTGAAGGCGTTTCATCGGATGATGCTCATGACGGTACGGAAATAA
- a CDS encoding DUF1217 domain-containing protein codes for MTTTYTSYQMIAGNLTTSLERVSEQPDVARETEYYLANIGNVKTIDDFFADTRLYNYAVKAHGLEDMGYAKAFMRKVLTEGIDTDDAFAKQLTDSRYTDLVESLNFARNGTAATSFEKAQKGVVDKYTRQTLEQNAGEENSGVRLALYFERMAPSTTNAYGLLADDALAQVTRTLLQMPDEFAASDIDKQAAAIENAIDIKDFQDPTKLSKMLERFTALWEINNSSDPYDPLAVFGSSSGYGISSDLLLSINTLKLGGR; via the coding sequence GTGACGACGACTTACACCAGCTACCAGATGATAGCAGGCAACCTCACCACATCGCTGGAACGGGTATCCGAGCAGCCGGATGTTGCGCGGGAGACCGAATACTATCTGGCCAATATCGGCAACGTCAAAACGATCGACGACTTCTTCGCAGACACGCGGCTTTATAACTACGCGGTCAAGGCGCACGGCCTGGAAGACATGGGCTATGCGAAGGCCTTCATGCGCAAGGTGCTGACTGAAGGCATCGACACCGACGACGCCTTTGCCAAGCAACTGACCGACAGCCGCTACACCGATCTGGTCGAATCGCTGAACTTCGCCCGCAACGGCACGGCTGCGACATCGTTCGAGAAAGCCCAAAAGGGCGTCGTCGACAAATATACACGCCAGACCCTGGAGCAGAATGCCGGCGAGGAAAATTCCGGCGTCCGCCTGGCGCTATACTTTGAACGCATGGCACCCTCGACCACCAATGCCTACGGGCTGCTCGCCGACGATGCATTGGCGCAGGTGACACGCACCCTGCTGCAGATGCCCGACGAATTCGCCGCTTCCGACATCGACAAGCAGGCGGCCGCGATCGAAAACGCGATCGACATCAAGGACTTCCAGGATCCGACGAAGCTGTCGAAGATGCTCGAACGGTTCACGGCCCTGTGGGAAATCAACAATTCCTCGGATCCCTACGATCCGCTCGCCGTGTTCGGCTCATCCAGCGGCTACGGAATCTCCTCCGATCTTCTCCTATCCATCAATACGCTGAAACTCGGGGGACGCTGA
- a CDS encoding flagellar hook-basal body complex protein FliE produces the protein MINAIETIGAAISTVKDVATSSSTSSAQSILGGAAATGKSQSFADVMGNMAAEMTNSLKQSEASSIQGIRGEANTREVIDSVMNAEQSLQTAIAIRDKVVSAYLEIARMSI, from the coding sequence ATGATCAATGCAATTGAGACCATCGGCGCGGCGATTTCGACCGTCAAGGACGTCGCGACCTCCTCCAGCACTTCGTCGGCACAAAGCATCCTCGGTGGCGCAGCAGCGACCGGCAAATCGCAGAGCTTCGCCGACGTCATGGGCAACATGGCGGCCGAGATGACCAACAGCCTCAAGCAGTCGGAAGCCTCCTCCATCCAGGGCATCCGCGGCGAAGCAAACACCCGCGAAGTCATCGATTCCGTCATGAATGCCGAGCAGTCGCTGCAAACCGCCATCGCCATTCGCGACAAGGTGGTCAGCGCCTATCTCGAAATCGCACGCATGTCGATTTAA
- a CDS encoding FliM/FliN family flagellar motor switch protein: MTAASKNNVYTFDRKLLARMTGALGDTKTIGKLCGEIGHVFTEFLPDIFRNETDLDIEIGYAGFDTGLKSELIARLGNGVALCDTALRNWCPEFVLSCDSPVIITLMEILLGAPSDAIEEPKPRTLSNIELDVASMVFEKIADVLKSAVSAAGGFEPSVGRPYNATERPAADPDVEDVFAACINVTMGLGPVLSTFSIIVPQQVLLKTTVVFPKGVGQARKAKGVWGEQLEQQVRRSAVNLEARIKLESLTLDTISRLQPGDVIPFQDAKDVRVEINANGRDLYICELGRSGAKYTVRIRDTHGSESDILHHLMS, translated from the coding sequence ATGACGGCAGCATCGAAAAACAACGTGTACACCTTCGACCGCAAGCTGCTCGCCCGCATGACCGGTGCGCTCGGCGACACCAAGACGATCGGCAAGCTGTGCGGCGAAATCGGCCATGTCTTTACGGAATTCCTGCCAGACATCTTCCGGAACGAGACCGATCTCGATATCGAGATCGGCTATGCCGGTTTCGACACGGGCCTGAAGTCCGAGCTGATCGCCAGACTCGGCAATGGTGTCGCCCTGTGCGATACGGCGCTGCGCAACTGGTGCCCGGAATTCGTCCTCAGCTGCGATAGCCCGGTGATCATCACCCTGATGGAAATCCTGCTCGGCGCCCCATCAGACGCCATCGAGGAGCCGAAGCCGCGCACGCTCTCCAACATCGAGCTCGATGTCGCGTCGATGGTGTTCGAAAAAATCGCCGATGTGCTGAAATCGGCCGTCAGCGCCGCCGGCGGCTTCGAGCCTTCCGTCGGGAGGCCCTACAATGCCACCGAACGGCCGGCGGCGGATCCGGATGTCGAGGATGTCTTTGCCGCCTGCATCAACGTGACGATGGGGCTTGGCCCGGTTCTTTCGACGTTCTCGATCATCGTTCCGCAGCAGGTCTTGCTGAAGACCACCGTTGTCTTCCCAAAGGGCGTCGGACAGGCTCGCAAGGCCAAAGGCGTGTGGGGCGAACAGCTGGAGCAGCAGGTCCGCCGCTCCGCCGTCAACCTCGAAGCCCGCATCAAGCTTGAGAGCCTGACCCTCGATACGATCAGCCGCCTGCAGCCGGGCGATGTCATTCCCTTCCAGGACGCCAAGGACGTGCGTGTCGAAATCAATGCCAACGGCCGCGACCTCTACATCTGCGAGCTCGGCCGGTCCGGCGCAAAATATACGGTCCGGATCAGGGACACCCACGGTTCGGAGAGCGACATTCTCCACCACCTCATGAGTTAA
- the flgA gene encoding flagellar basal body P-ring formation chaperone FlgA encodes MSPGLALAEKRMAVIPTQTIYPGEVIDANRLEEVEVTNPSLTGDYATSTEQVLGKVTSRTLLAGRVILVSGLRDPYAVERGKAVRIVFTNGPLTITAGGAPLENAAVGDLIRVRNTDSGIIVSGTVMEDGTIHVVTK; translated from the coding sequence ATGTCTCCGGGCCTGGCACTCGCCGAAAAGCGCATGGCGGTCATTCCCACCCAGACGATCTATCCCGGCGAAGTCATCGATGCCAATCGCCTCGAAGAGGTCGAGGTGACGAACCCGTCGCTCACCGGCGACTATGCGACATCCACGGAGCAGGTACTCGGCAAGGTGACCAGCCGGACGTTGCTCGCAGGGCGCGTCATTCTGGTGTCTGGCCTGCGCGATCCCTATGCGGTCGAACGCGGCAAGGCGGTGCGGATCGTCTTCACCAACGGGCCTCTGACGATCACGGCCGGCGGCGCTCCCTTGGAGAATGCTGCGGTCGGCGACCTGATCCGGGTGCGCAACACGGATTCCGGCATCATCGTTTCCGGAACGGTGATGGAAGACGGAACAATTCATGTGGTGACAAAATGA
- a CDS encoding flagellar basal body P-ring protein FlgI, whose amino-acid sequence MAITPVEATSRIKDVASVQSGRENQLIGYGLVVGLQGTGDSLRSAPFTAQSLRAMLQNLGISTQDNESRSKNIAAVLVTANLPPFASPGSRIDVTVGSLGDSTSLRGGTLVMTSLSGADGQIYAVAQGSVVVTGFSAQGDAASVTQGVTTSGRVPNGAIIERELPAKFKDAFNLVLQLRNPDFSTAVGMAAAINRYSKTQFGGNIAEAQDSQTVVIDKPKMADLSRLMADIENLVIETDVPARVVINERTGTIVIGQDVRINKVAVSYGTLTVQVSETPTVVQPEPFSRGETAIEPNTTIDAAQDGGTVAILDGSNLRSLVAGLNSIGVKPDGIISILQGIKTAGALQAELVLQ is encoded by the coding sequence ATGGCGATCACGCCGGTCGAGGCTACCTCGCGCATCAAGGATGTCGCCTCGGTGCAGTCAGGACGTGAAAACCAGTTGATCGGCTATGGCCTCGTCGTCGGCCTGCAGGGAACCGGCGACAGCTTGCGCTCTGCACCGTTCACAGCACAGTCGCTGCGGGCCATGCTGCAGAATCTCGGTATTTCGACACAGGACAATGAATCCCGTTCGAAGAACATAGCCGCGGTCCTGGTCACGGCCAATCTGCCGCCCTTCGCCAGCCCGGGTAGCCGTATCGACGTGACAGTCGGTTCGCTTGGCGATTCGACTTCGCTTCGTGGCGGTACGCTGGTGATGACCTCGCTTTCCGGCGCCGATGGCCAGATCTATGCGGTCGCGCAAGGCTCGGTCGTGGTAACTGGCTTCAGCGCACAGGGCGATGCCGCATCCGTTACCCAGGGTGTCACCACGTCGGGCCGCGTCCCGAACGGCGCCATCATCGAGCGCGAATTGCCGGCCAAGTTCAAGGACGCGTTCAATCTCGTTCTTCAGCTGAGAAACCCCGATTTTTCGACCGCCGTCGGCATGGCCGCAGCGATCAACCGCTACAGCAAGACCCAGTTTGGCGGGAATATCGCTGAGGCTCAGGATTCCCAGACGGTCGTCATCGACAAGCCGAAGATGGCCGATCTCTCCCGCCTGATGGCCGACATCGAAAACCTCGTCATCGAGACCGACGTGCCCGCGCGTGTCGTCATCAACGAGCGCACCGGTACGATCGTGATCGGACAGGACGTGCGGATCAACAAGGTTGCCGTCAGCTACGGCACTCTGACGGTTCAAGTCTCGGAAACGCCGACCGTCGTGCAGCCGGAGCCCTTTTCACGTGGCGAAACGGCAATCGAGCCGAATACGACGATCGACGCGGCGCAGGACGGCGGCACCGTCGCCATCCTCGACGGTTCGAACCTGCGCTCGCTCGTCGCAGGACTTAACAGCATCGGCGTGAAGCCGGACGGTATCATTTCCATTCTCCAGGGCATCAAGACGGCCGGTGCCCTCCAGGCGGAGCTCGTATTGCAATGA
- the fliI gene encoding flagellar protein export ATPase FliI produces MQNEKLQIRSSSTSLAALAGLVGRYSNPEFSIAPGGHVQTISAGYYTVSGLSRHVRLGEFVAHKSSTGIHLGEVVKVEQETVVVCPIEPGDPIGIHDTVIRKGAFRIAPTESWCGRTINSLGDPIDGRGALLQGDIRRSISNTAPPSMTRKRVEHGFRTGVRAIDIFSPLCLGQRLGVFAGSGVGKSTLLSMLARADAFDKVVIALVGERGREVREFIEDTLGENLSKSVAVVATSDESPMLRKMAPLTAVTIAEHYRDQGDNVLLIIDSVTRFAHAIREVATASGEPPIARGYPASVFTELPRLLERAGPGAEGAGTITAIISILVDGDNHNDPIADSTRGILDGHIVMERSLAEEGRYPPVNPLASISRLARKAWTPDQEKLVARLKSLIHRFEETRDLRLIGGYRPGSDPDLDMAIKQVPVIYDILKQTPGERPAIDAFTDLANALKAAANNGGQAQNMRRG; encoded by the coding sequence ATGCAGAACGAGAAACTCCAGATCCGCAGTTCCTCGACATCGCTTGCGGCGCTCGCAGGCCTTGTCGGGCGTTATTCCAATCCAGAGTTTTCGATCGCACCCGGTGGCCACGTCCAGACGATTTCCGCCGGCTATTACACGGTGTCCGGGCTTTCTCGGCATGTTCGCCTCGGCGAGTTCGTCGCCCACAAGAGTTCGACGGGCATTCATCTCGGCGAAGTCGTCAAGGTGGAGCAGGAGACGGTTGTCGTCTGCCCGATCGAGCCGGGCGATCCAATCGGCATTCATGACACGGTGATCCGCAAGGGTGCCTTCCGCATTGCGCCGACAGAATCCTGGTGCGGCCGCACGATCAATTCGCTGGGCGATCCGATCGACGGTCGCGGCGCGCTGCTGCAGGGCGATATTCGCCGGTCGATTTCGAATACGGCGCCGCCGTCGATGACCCGCAAGCGCGTCGAGCATGGCTTCCGCACCGGTGTCCGGGCAATCGACATCTTTTCTCCACTCTGCCTCGGCCAGCGTCTCGGCGTCTTCGCTGGCTCCGGCGTCGGCAAGTCGACGCTTCTGTCGATGCTTGCTCGCGCCGATGCCTTCGACAAGGTGGTCATCGCGCTGGTCGGCGAACGCGGCCGTGAAGTGCGGGAATTCATCGAGGATACGCTCGGAGAAAACCTCTCCAAGTCGGTCGCTGTGGTGGCGACCAGCGATGAAAGCCCGATGCTGCGCAAGATGGCGCCGCTGACGGCGGTGACGATCGCCGAGCACTACCGTGACCAGGGCGACAACGTCCTTTTGATTATCGACAGCGTCACCCGTTTTGCTCATGCCATCCGTGAGGTCGCAACAGCCTCTGGCGAGCCGCCGATCGCGCGGGGCTATCCGGCATCCGTTTTCACCGAACTGCCGCGGTTGCTCGAGCGTGCCGGGCCGGGAGCCGAAGGGGCGGGCACGATCACCGCGATCATCTCCATTCTCGTCGACGGCGACAACCACAACGATCCGATCGCCGACTCGACCCGCGGTATTCTCGACGGTCACATCGTCATGGAACGCAGCCTTGCCGAAGAGGGCCGCTATCCACCGGTCAACCCGCTTGCTTCGATCTCGCGTCTCGCTCGAAAGGCCTGGACACCGGATCAGGAAAAGCTTGTGGCGCGGTTGAAGTCGCTGATCCACCGCTTCGAGGAAACGCGCGACCTCAGGCTGATCGGCGGCTATCGCCCGGGCAGTGATCCGGACCTGGACATGGCGATCAAGCAGGTGCCGGTCATCTACGACATCTTGAAACAGACGCCGGGCGAGCGGCCGGCCATCGACGCGTTCACCGACCTCGCAAATGCGCTGAAGGCGGCGGCGAACAACGGCGGCCAGGCACAGAACATGCGAAGGGGGTAA
- the flgF gene encoding flagellar basal-body rod protein FlgF, which translates to MQTGLYVAVSSQMALEKRMNTLADNVANSSTVGFRATEVKFNQLLGDTRPTKVSFVSEGQEFLNTNNGGLNRTGNELDFAIKGDAWFQIDTPAGPALTRDGRFTLTETGDLVTLRGYAVLDAGGAPIRLNSQASEIKVGADGAIQQDGTQVAALGLYEASFANGFSRYDNSAVIPNSAPEPVVDRFDVGVMQGYVEESNVNPVQEMSQLIMVSRAFENITSLMRDSEGSLDEAIKTLGGSK; encoded by the coding sequence ATGCAAACCGGTCTCTATGTTGCCGTCTCCTCCCAGATGGCGCTTGAAAAACGCATGAACACGCTGGCCGACAACGTCGCTAACTCGAGCACGGTCGGGTTCCGCGCGACGGAAGTGAAGTTCAACCAGCTGCTTGGCGATACGCGGCCGACCAAGGTTTCCTTCGTGTCCGAAGGGCAGGAATTCCTCAATACCAACAATGGCGGCCTGAACCGGACCGGCAACGAGCTGGATTTTGCCATCAAGGGCGACGCCTGGTTCCAGATCGACACGCCCGCCGGTCCCGCATTGACCCGGGACGGCCGCTTCACACTCACGGAAACGGGTGATCTGGTGACACTCCGCGGATATGCGGTCCTCGATGCGGGCGGTGCGCCGATCCGGCTCAACTCTCAAGCGAGCGAAATCAAGGTGGGCGCAGACGGCGCCATTCAGCAGGATGGAACGCAGGTTGCCGCGTTGGGGCTCTATGAAGCGAGCTTCGCCAACGGCTTTTCCCGCTACGACAACAGCGCTGTGATCCCGAACTCTGCACCCGAGCCGGTCGTCGATCGTTTCGATGTCGGCGTGATGCAGGGCTATGTCGAGGAATCGAACGTCAATCCGGTTCAGGAAATGTCCCAGTTGATCATGGTGTCGCGCGCCTTCGAAAACATCACTTCGCTGATGCGCGACAGTGAAGGTTCGCTCGACGAGGCAATCAAGACGCTCGGCGGCAGCAAGTAG
- the motA gene encoding flagellar motor stator protein MotA has translation MNIIIGLVLTIGCILGGFIAMGGHMEVLNQPFELVIIGGAGLGGYIMANSMKVLKDTAKALGEAFRHKVPKERNYLDTLGVLYSLMRDLRTKSRNEIESHIDNPDESSIFQSAPTVLQNKELTAFICDYVRLIIIGNARSHEIEALMDEEINTITHDKMKVYHALTTMSDAFPAIGIVAAVLGVIKAMGAISEAPEILGAKIAAALVGTMLGIFLSYCIVSPVIANIKAVRDKQNRLYIIVKQTLLAYMNGSVPQVALEYGRKTISAYERPSIDAVEQEMMNPGGGGESKAA, from the coding sequence ATGAACATCATCATCGGGCTCGTCTTGACGATCGGCTGTATCCTTGGCGGCTTCATTGCCATGGGCGGCCACATGGAAGTCCTGAACCAGCCCTTCGAGCTTGTCATCATCGGCGGCGCCGGCCTCGGCGGCTACATCATGGCCAATTCGATGAAGGTGCTGAAGGATACCGCCAAGGCGCTCGGTGAAGCATTTCGCCACAAGGTGCCGAAGGAGCGCAACTATCTCGACACGCTCGGCGTTCTCTACAGCCTGATGCGCGACCTGCGCACGAAATCACGCAACGAAATCGAAAGCCACATCGACAACCCGGACGAATCCTCGATTTTCCAGTCCGCCCCGACGGTGCTGCAGAACAAGGAACTGACGGCCTTCATCTGCGACTACGTCCGCCTGATCATCATCGGCAATGCCCGCAGCCATGAGATCGAGGCACTGATGGACGAGGAAATCAATACGATCACCCATGACAAGATGAAGGTCTATCATGCGCTGACCACGATGAGCGACGCCTTCCCGGCGATCGGCATCGTCGCCGCCGTTCTCGGGGTGATCAAGGCGATGGGCGCGATCAGCGAGGCGCCCGAGATCCTCGGCGCCAAGATCGCCGCCGCCCTCGTCGGCACCATGCTCGGCATCTTCCTGTCCTACTGCATCGTCAGCCCGGTGATCGCCAATATCAAGGCCGTGCGCGACAAGCAAAACCGTCTCTACATCATCGTCAAGCAGACCCTGCTTGCCTACATGAACGGTTCGGTGCCGCAGGTGGCGCTCGAATACGGCCGCAAGACCATCTCCGCTTACGAGCGTCCGTCGATCGACGCCGTCGAGCAGGAAATGATGAACCCCGGCGGTGGCGGCGAAAGCAAGGCGGCTTGA